A region of Tissierellales bacterium DNA encodes the following proteins:
- a CDS encoding polymer-forming cytoskeletal protein yields the protein MFGTKKTEEEHEVLDTIIGEKTVITGKIEAKGNLRIDGSIVGDLNIDGDVTIGYSGKIKGQVICNNLIIAGCLEGNIIAKEQLRIASSGKLIGDINVKSFVVDEDAIFIGKSIMKDSAKLKLEASKKIESPKRAKAAESI from the coding sequence ATGTTTGGTACAAAAAAAACAGAAGAAGAGCATGAAGTTTTAGATACTATAATTGGTGAAAAAACAGTGATTACAGGAAAAATCGAAGCAAAAGGTAATCTTCGCATCGATGGTTCTATTGTTGGAGACTTAAATATTGACGGCGATGTAACTATAGGCTATAGTGGGAAAATAAAAGGACAAGTTATTTGTAATAATCTTATAATAGCAGGATGTTTAGAAGGGAACATAATTGCTAAAGAACAATTGAGAATTGCTAGTTCTGGAAAATTGATTGGTGATATCAATGTAAAAAGCTTTGTAGTTGATGAAGATGCCATTTTCATCGGAAAATCTATCATGAAGGACTCTGCAAAATTGAAATTAGAAGCATCAAAAAAAATCGAATCACCTAAGCGTGCAAAAGCAGCTGAAAGTATTTAG
- a CDS encoding YegS/Rv2252/BmrU family lipid kinase, giving the protein MQRIKIIVNPSSGRRIVQNKLEGIQTLLLEKGYTLSRNSTKKKDDAKRFAMDACNEDWDLIIACGGDGTINEVISGVVESSNKVPIAILAAGTVNDFANAMKFPKEIESFVRMIENEHTQLVDVGKVNDRYFINVAAGGLMANIAHKAEVDLKTLFGKMGYYFEALRELPSQNLNGYDIRVESEEFSYDGKMLLYLISNSQSIGGVKKAAPKAEVSDGLLDVMFLKEVTFQDVMEILIKLQNGQHIENSKVEYFKTKKVSLHSDVKLEIDIDGEYGGDLPATFEVIPLGVEILIP; this is encoded by the coding sequence ATGCAGCGTATAAAAATTATAGTAAATCCGTCATCTGGGCGAAGAATAGTTCAGAATAAACTAGAAGGAATACAGACATTGTTATTGGAAAAAGGTTATACGCTTTCACGAAATAGTACGAAGAAAAAAGATGATGCTAAAAGGTTTGCAATGGATGCTTGTAATGAAGATTGGGATTTGATAATTGCTTGTGGTGGAGATGGAACTATAAATGAAGTTATCAGTGGAGTTGTCGAGTCTTCAAATAAAGTACCAATAGCAATATTAGCAGCTGGGACAGTAAATGATTTTGCAAATGCAATGAAGTTTCCAAAAGAAATAGAGAGCTTTGTGAGAATGATAGAGAATGAACATACTCAGCTAGTAGATGTAGGCAAAGTTAATGACCGATATTTTATAAATGTTGCAGCTGGTGGTTTGATGGCCAATATTGCTCATAAAGCTGAGGTTGATTTAAAAACACTTTTTGGTAAGATGGGATATTATTTTGAAGCACTTAGAGAACTTCCAAGTCAAAATTTGAATGGATATGATATCAGAGTGGAAAGCGAAGAGTTTAGCTATGATGGGAAGATGTTGTTGTATTTAATATCAAATAGTCAATCAATTGGCGGAGTAAAAAAAGCTGCTCCCAAGGCTGAAGTTTCGGATGGGCTGTTAGATGTAATGTTTTTAAAGGAAGTTACATTTCAAGATGTTATGGAAATATTGATAAAACTTCAAAATGGACAGCATATAGAAAATAGTAAAGTTGAGTATTTTAAGACAAAGAAAGTTAGCTTACATTCAGATGTAAAATTAGAAATTGATATAGATGGAGAATATGGTGGAGACTTGCCAGCAACGTTTGAAGTGATACCTTTAGGAGTTGAGATATTGATTCCATAA
- a CDS encoding flagellar motor protein MotB produces the protein MSENYEWELQEQEDDLTGSWIITYSDMITILTCLFIMFFVMSANENTVLSKIKEDLSDQVDVLEEENQNLNSQNQDLLKENQRLAMSLFEIDDFGENLGESDEKFIKFLKEQNLLDSVNIVPSEEGLLIRFKDNILFDSGEADVTNRGYDVLKQIGEKLKTLDNDIRIEGYTDNIPMNTIRFPSNWELSASRAISVVKYFIEDIGIKEERLSFSGWGERKPIADNSTAEGRSQNRRIEITILNREK, from the coding sequence ATGAGTGAAAACTATGAATGGGAATTGCAAGAACAAGAAGATGATCTTACTGGTTCATGGATTATTACATATAGTGATATGATAACTATACTGACTTGCCTATTCATTATGTTTTTTGTGATGTCGGCCAATGAAAATACGGTTTTATCAAAAATAAAAGAAGATTTATCTGATCAAGTAGATGTATTAGAGGAAGAAAATCAAAATTTGAATTCTCAGAATCAAGATTTATTGAAAGAGAATCAAAGACTTGCGATGTCTCTATTTGAGATAGATGATTTTGGAGAAAATCTAGGGGAGTCAGATGAGAAATTTATAAAGTTTTTAAAGGAGCAAAATCTTTTGGATTCTGTGAATATAGTACCCTCTGAGGAAGGATTATTGATCCGATTTAAAGATAATATACTATTTGATAGCGGAGAGGCAGATGTTACTAATCGAGGCTATGATGTATTAAAGCAAATTGGAGAAAAACTTAAAACATTAGATAATGATATTAGAATTGAGGGGTATACAGATAATATACCTATGAATACCATTCGTTTTCCATCTAATTGGGAGTTATCTGCATCGCGAGCTATTAGTGTAGTGAAGTATTTTATTGAAGATATAGGAATAAAAGAAGAAAGACTTTCTTTTTCAGGATGGGGAGAGAGAAAGCCCATAGCAGACAATAGTACAGCAGAAGGTCGTTCTCAAAATCGAAGGATAGAAATAACTATATTGAATAGAGAGAAATAG
- a CDS encoding MotA/TolQ/ExbB proton channel family protein: protein MKKKKRGKFLVILILLMLVFHSISGNIDYSILFNLQALEIIFAGIVLTSIIGYTYDTLVLTTKMVAKSFKYHVDYEGSIYKMYTYAVKIKKHGVLKVQKDIQVEDHEFVQKSLELVSDMTKAKDVDDILTKDIIARKTHLTKAYNVLKTISQTAPAFGLIGTLIGMIGLLSHMENSVLLINNMSSALVSTLYGALVSNFIAIPLMGRVREMIDHQILEYQIIKAGAVQMSQNDTVRNVFNKMNAMLPLEKRLAYPQNQKNEGGRG from the coding sequence ATGAAAAAGAAAAAGCGTGGAAAATTTTTAGTTATATTAATTCTTTTGATGCTTGTGTTTCATTCAATCAGTGGAAATATAGACTATAGTATATTATTTAATTTACAAGCACTTGAAATTATTTTTGCTGGTATAGTACTTACATCAATCATAGGCTATACGTATGACACTCTTGTTTTAACTACAAAGATGGTAGCAAAAAGTTTCAAATATCATGTTGATTATGAAGGTAGTATTTATAAAATGTATACATATGCAGTAAAAATAAAAAAGCACGGTGTGCTAAAAGTTCAGAAAGATATTCAAGTTGAGGATCATGAGTTTGTGCAAAAATCGCTAGAACTTGTCAGTGATATGACAAAAGCTAAGGATGTAGACGACATATTGACAAAAGATATAATAGCTAGAAAAACACATCTTACAAAAGCATATAATGTTTTGAAAACTATATCACAAACAGCACCTGCTTTTGGACTTATAGGAACACTTATAGGTATGATAGGCTTGCTATCACATATGGAAAATTCAGTATTGCTTATAAACAATATGTCTTCCGCCCTTGTCAGTACTTTATATGGTGCATTAGTATCAAATTTCATAGCAATACCGCTTATGGGGCGCGTTAGAGAGATGATTGATCACCAGATTCTTGAATATCAAATAATTAAAGCTGGGGCAGTTCAAATGTCTCAAAATGATACAGTTAGGAATGTTTTTAATAAGATGAATGCTATGCTACCATTAGAAAAAAGACTAGCATACCCTCAAAATCAGAAGAACGAAGGAGGCCGAGGATAA
- a CDS encoding RluA family pseudouridine synthase has translation MKNIIKWIASRKYMNLVKCISKELDLTEKEARQLNKKHKVEVNDVLAEEKMIIRKGMKITITFESEKCEHRAIESDLDVVYEDQNILVVNKKSGEAVYSNSSDRITLANKVSYYFKNIGLESKIRFLNRLDYNTSGIVMIAKNSYAQAYLQKQIEARETKKVYIAFVEGEVKDENIYIDFPISKRCDENYRYKVDNDGQSALTIIEKSEIKDDYTKLTIRIKTGRTHQIRVHMNEIGHKLLGDELYGGNQSLISRQALHAHIYGIKVPFVGYKEFLAKLPSDLIKLC, from the coding sequence ATGAAAAATATTATAAAGTGGATAGCTTCAAGAAAATATATGAATTTAGTTAAATGTATTTCGAAAGAGCTAGATTTGACAGAAAAAGAAGCGAGACAATTGAATAAAAAACATAAAGTTGAAGTTAATGATGTATTGGCTGAAGAAAAAATGATTATCCGCAAAGGTATGAAGATAACAATTACTTTTGAATCGGAAAAATGTGAACATAGAGCTATAGAGAGTGATTTAGATGTAGTATATGAAGATCAGAATATTCTAGTTGTAAACAAGAAAAGTGGAGAGGCGGTATATTCCAATAGTAGTGATAGAATTACACTTGCAAACAAAGTAAGTTACTATTTTAAAAATATAGGACTTGAATCTAAAATTAGATTTTTAAATAGATTGGACTATAACACTTCTGGTATAGTTATGATAGCAAAAAATTCATATGCTCAAGCATATCTGCAAAAACAAATTGAAGCACGTGAAACGAAAAAAGTATACATAGCTTTTGTTGAAGGCGAGGTAAAAGATGAAAATATCTATATAGATTTTCCAATTTCAAAGAGATGTGACGAGAATTATAGATACAAGGTAGATAATGATGGGCAAAGTGCTTTAACAATAATTGAAAAATCTGAAATTAAAGATGATTACACAAAGCTTACTATAAGGATAAAAACCGGCCGTACTCATCAAATTAGAGTTCACATGAATGAAATAGGACATAAACTGCTAGGTGATGAGCTTTATGGTGGGAATCAATCACTTATATCTAGACAAGCATTACATGCACATATATATGGAATAAAAGTTCCATTTGTTGGATATAAAGAATTTTTAGCAAAACTTCCAAGTGATTTGATAAAACTTTGTTAG
- a CDS encoding NAD(+)/NADH kinase, with amino-acid sequence MSLINIIANNNQYSQDTALLLKDKLNRNGFEIADGFSADATLNIVVGGDGAFLRAVHSSNYSSIPFIGINTGHLGFFQELSPESLDVFIKTLKSKTYTLEDINLLNSVIFTPKRVFSIYGVNEISIKSKSARSVHLKVSVNNTYLERFSGDGVIISTPIGSTAYNYSTGGSIIYPSLNTLQLTPLAPINSKIYRSLNSSIIVPNHHYIELIPEYRDEDSLMITVDGLHHSYTNITKVLTRMSNRKITMLKIESKDFWSNVRDKFL; translated from the coding sequence ATGTCATTAATTAATATAATAGCAAATAACAATCAGTATTCTCAGGATACTGCTCTTTTACTAAAAGATAAATTAAATCGAAATGGTTTTGAAATAGCTGATGGTTTTTCCGCAGACGCAACACTAAATATCGTAGTTGGTGGTGATGGTGCATTTCTACGAGCAGTTCATTCGAGCAATTATAGTTCAATACCTTTTATTGGAATAAACACCGGACATCTTGGTTTTTTTCAAGAACTAAGTCCTGAATCATTAGATGTTTTTATCAAAACATTGAAATCTAAAACATATACACTTGAAGATATAAATCTTCTAAACAGCGTAATCTTTACACCTAAACGTGTTTTTAGCATCTATGGAGTAAACGAGATATCTATAAAAAGTAAATCTGCTCGCAGCGTGCATCTCAAAGTTTCAGTAAATAACACATACCTCGAGCGATTTAGCGGTGATGGCGTTATAATTTCGACACCTATAGGAAGTACTGCTTACAATTATTCAACTGGTGGTAGCATTATATATCCTAGTTTAAATACATTACAGCTTACTCCTTTAGCTCCTATAAATTCAAAAATTTACAGAAGCCTAAATTCTAGCATAATTGTTCCTAATCATCACTACATCGAACTAATACCCGAATATAGAGATGAGGACTCTTTGATGATTACTGTAGATGGTTTACATCACTCATACACCAATATTACAAAAGTTTTAACTAGAATGTCTAATAGAAAAATTACAATGTTGAAAATAGAATCAAAAGATTTTTGGTCGAATGTCAGAGATAAATTCCTATAA